A region from the Silene latifolia isolate original U9 population chromosome 7, ASM4854445v1, whole genome shotgun sequence genome encodes:
- the LOC141590323 gene encoding uncharacterized protein LOC141590323 has translation MKPATVTDKQLKLRAFPFSLKDAARDWLYYIPPGSIDTWVKMKKAFLEKYFPASRASQLKKEISNAEQKDGETMYEYWERFKKLRATCPYHGYTAEDLVMYFCGGLSVEDARTVHAACRGVGASSSSHLEEKVDTLTTLFKEMMMGQKMAMLPPKCSDPGMFAIPCTIGDLRFEKAMLDLGASINVIPYAIYEKLKFGLLKDTSVVIQLADRSSVYPKEVVENVMVVVGKLVFPADFYVLDMKSESDAIPVFLGRPFLKTAGTKIDVSKGSLTMEFDGTGSPPKDQRCVILWDRREDAEVSRAHHMVKEINHEQPVIILLSKEIRKEENTDVPA, from the exons ATGAAACCGGCTACAGTGACCGATAAGCAGTTGAAACTGAGAGCTTTCCCGTTTTCCCTAAAAGATGCTGCGAGGGATTGGCTCTATTATATACCACCAGGAAGCATTGATACATGGGTAAAAATGAAGAAAGCCTTTCTAGAAAAGTATTTTCCTGCATCCCGAGCATCTCAGTTGAAGAAAGAGATCAGTAATGCAGAACAAAAGGATGGGGAGACAATGTATGAATATTGGGAGAGGTTTAAGAAATTGCGTGCTACTTGCCCTTATCATGGGTACACTGCTGAAGACCTTGTTATGTATTTCTGTGGTGGTTTGAGTGTGGAAGATGCTCGTACTGTGCATGCGGCATGTAGAGGAG TGGGTGCTTCATCTTCTTCCCATCTTGAAGAAAAAGTTGACACCTTGACAACTCTTTTCAAGGAGATGATGATGGGACAGAAGATGGCGATG TTACCCCCTAAATGTAGTGACCCCGGTATGTTTGCAATCCCTTGCACCATAGGAGACCTTAGGTTTGAAAAGGCCATGTTAGATTTAGGGGCGTCTATTAATGTCATCCCTTATGCTATTTATGAAAAACTCAAATTTGGACTTTTGAAAGACACTAGTGTAGTAATTCAACTGGCTGATAGATCCAGTGTCTATCCTAAGGAGGTTGTAGAGAATGTAATGGTTGTTGTTGGTAAGTTAGTCTTTCCGGCTGACTTTTATGTTCTTGACATGAAAAGTGAGAGTGATGCTATCCCCGTctttttaggaagaccattcttgaaGACTGCAGGGACTAAGATTGATGTCTCAAAAGGGTCTCTTACCATGGAATTTGATGGGACC GGATCCCCTCCTAAGGATCAAAGGTGTGTTATCTTATGGGATCGTCGTGAGGATGCGGAGGTATCTAGAG CCCATCACATGGTCAAGGAGATAAATCATGAACAACCTGTGATAATTCTGTTGTCAAAGGAAATCAGAAAAGAAGAGAACACTGATGTGCCTGCATAG